TCCCCCTGCTTGCAGGGGGAGGTCGGGAGGGGTGAGGCTTTTGATTTGGGAGCAAGAGCTTCACCCCTCCCCAGCCCTCCCCTGCGAGCAGGGGAGGGAGAAAATCGTCAGTTGCTGATCGCGACCGTGGCCGCGCCCTTGAAGCTGTCGGTGCCGGAGATCACGATGCGGTCGCCTTCCTTCAGGCCATCGAGGATCTCCACCTTGTCGATGCTGGAGGCGCCGACGCGGATCGGGGTTTTCTTGGCGATGCCGTCGCGCACCAGGTAGGCATAGCTGCCGCCGGATTCGTCGACGAACGAACCACGCTGCACGGTCAGCACGTTGTCGCGCTTGTCCAGCAGCACGCGCACCGACAGCCGCTGGTTCTGCCGCAGCTGCTTCGGCGTCTCGCCCTCGAAGCGCAGCCGCGCGGCAACCTGGCCGTTGACCACTTCCGGCGAGATCGCGCTGACCAGGCCCTTCCAGGTATGGCCGTTGCCGCTGATCTCGCCGGACATGCCGATGCCGAGGTCGCGGGCGAAGCTTTCCGGCACCTGCATCTCCACCTGCAGCGCGGACAGGTCGATCACGCTGAGCAGTTGCGCATCCTTGGCCACGGTGGCGCGCTCGGCGATGAACAGCTGGCCGACCTGGCCGTCCACCGGCGACTTCACGTTGAGGTCGTCGACCTGGCGCTGCAGGTCCTTCACCAGCAGCAATTGGCGCTCGTGCGCGAGCTTCTTCGACTGGATGTCGAAGCTGAGGCTGTCGTTGTCGAGGCCGAGGTTGGCCTTGGCATGCGTGGTGGCGATTTTCGCCTTGTCCAGCGCGTCCTTGGCCTTGTCCACATCCATGTTGGACACCGCGCCCTTCGCATATGCCTTCTGGTAACGATCGAGATTGCGCTCGGCGGTGGTCTGGTCGATGGTGGCGTTGTCGTAGGTTTCCTGCAGCGCGGAACGCTGCTTGCGCGCGTCGATCTGCGCGCGCCGGTATTCCACTTCCATCGCGTCGGCGTTGCTCTGTTCCTGCGCCAGCTTGTTGGTCAGTTCCGGGCTGACGATGGTGGCCAGCACCTGGCCGATCTTCACCGTGTCGCCGGCATGCACCTTAAGCGTCACCGCGCCGCCGGAGGTGGCGTACAGGGTCGGACTGACCGCCGCCACCACCTTGCCCTCGGCAGCAATGTCGCGCACGAACGGGCCGCGTTCGACGGTGGCGAAGGCCAGCCGCGAACTGCTGACCGATTCGGACGCTGAGAACAGCCGGCCGATGCCCGGCGCCAGCCAGGCCAGCAGCGCCAGCACGAGTACGCCGGCGCCCAGCAGGATCAGCTGGCGCTTGCGGTTGGGTTTGACCTCGACCAGTCGGTCTTGTGCGGAAGTGTCGCGGATCATCTATGCCGTTCCTGACCGCGGACAGCGCGGTTGCATGGATACGTTTGCAATCCGCGTGCCACTCGAAAGGAACAAAATAATCACATGCTGTTCAACTACTTGGGGCGCATGCGCTGCGTCGGCGCAGTGTCCGCGGACACTGTGCGGACAGCCGGACGACCGCGGCTAGGCCAGCTGCCGCAACCTTGGAAAACGCGAAAGGCCCCGGTTCGCGCCGGGGCCTTTGGTGGCTCTCCATGCCGGATGGGCGATCCCGCTAGAACTCTTGCTTGAAGCGGATGCCGATCGTGCGCGGCTGGTTGAAACCGGTGTAGACCTGACCGTTCGGATATTGCGCTACGACACCGTGTGCCCCACAGACATCGACGCCGCACTCGGTGTACTTGTACTGCGCCGCGCGTTTGTCGAACGCATTGTTGACGTAAACGTCGGCCGACCAACTGCCTCTTTGCACGCCGGCGGACAGATCGACCGAATTGTAGGCAGGCAGGTCGCCGAGCAGTGCACGCTCGCTCAAGCGCAAGTCGGTCGTGCGCCTGCCGACATGGACCAGCGCCGCTTGGACGAACGCGTCGCTGCCACCCAGGTTGAAGCTGTAGTGCGCGATGAGGTTGCCTTTGAACTTGGGCGTTATCGGCAGCTGGGTTCCCTTCGGTGCGAGCGGCCCGGTCACGACGCTGCCGTCCTGCGGATTGAGCGAGCCGGCCGGGCAATCCGTGATCGGATGACCGCTGGCATCGGTGAACCCGCAATAGTTGGCGCTCAGCCTGGCGCGATACACCGCAAACCCCGCGGTCAGCTGCAGGTTGTACGTGGCCTGCCAGTTCAGTTGCGACTCCAGACCTTCGATACGCGCCGAGTTCGCGTTCTTGATTTCAGTCAGGCCGTTCGCGCCGAGGATCGGGAACTGGAAGTCGTTCCATGTCTCACGGAACACCGCGCCGTTGAACGACACCCGATTGCCCAGCCACGAAGTCTTCCAGCCCAGTTCTTCGTTGATCAGGAAATCGGCCTGATACGGCAACAGAGTGCCGCGCCGATTGACACCGCCGGGGCGGAAGCCCTCGGACCGGGTGGCGTAGATCATCTTGGTGTCGTTGATGTTCCACGTCAGGTTGTACTTGGTGAGATTCCCGCTTTCTTTCACTTTTTTGTTGAAGTCGGAACACGGCGCACCCATGAACGGCTCGGGCGACACGCAGGCCGCCTCACCCTGACTCGACGAAAAACCTGCGGCGTAGCCGAAGAAGCCATACAGCTGATTGCTGGTGCGGTAATAGCGCTCGCCGACCGTGCCGGTGAGCACATCGGGAATGAAGTCCCAGGACAGTTCGCCGAACACGGCTTCGTCGCGGTCGTAGCGCATTTGCCGGGTCAACCAGATCGTGTCTTTCCAGCCGGTGACGGACAGCGCGTCGGCCAGGCCATCGACCTGGTAATCCTGCAGGATGTCGTGCTTCTGCTTCTGCCAAAACAAGCCCGTGACGAGGCGCAGCCGATCGTCCGCCGGTGAAACCAGACGCAATTCGTGACTGTTGTTGGTGTAGCGATCGCGGTCGCTGATGTGCTGCGAGGGATTGACCAGTGCGCCGTTGTTGTCATAGAAGGACGCCCCGGAACCGTACAAGCTGTCGTACCAGAACCCGTAATCGGTGTAGTCGGTCTGCTCTTCCTGATTGCGCTTGAGGTGCGCATAGGCGTAGGTCAGATCGAAATTGCCAATCTTGCCCTGTACGGTCAACGCGCCCTGCCACCAGCGGTCATTGACGCGTTCGGGATAGAAGTGGGTGACGGCCAGGTCGCCAACGACGGGATCGCTGGCAAAGTTGCCGTGTGAGCGCGTTTGCTGCCCCATCAGCATCGGAGTGATCGACCAGTTGTCGTTGAGATCGACTTTCAGCGCGGCCCGCGCGCCGCTGGTATTGACGTCGTTGTAATTGTCCCGGGCATGTCCGATGCACTGGGACGCCGAGGACGGCGAGGTCCCGCTCGGCGTGCAACCTGGGGCATTGCTGATGGTGATGCCTGACGTGGGGAACGTGCGCGATCCGGCCTTGTTGTCGATGTAGCCGGCATCGTGTTCGCGCCAGCCCACCAGACGAATCGCGGCACTCGGGCTGATCGGCA
This window of the Rhodanobacter soli genome carries:
- a CDS encoding efflux RND transporter periplasmic adaptor subunit, with translation MIRDTSAQDRLVEVKPNRKRQLILLGAGVLVLALLAWLAPGIGRLFSASESVSSSRLAFATVERGPFVRDIAAEGKVVAAVSPTLYATSGGAVTLKVHAGDTVKIGQVLATIVSPELTNKLAQEQSNADAMEVEYRRAQIDARKQRSALQETYDNATIDQTTAERNLDRYQKAYAKGAVSNMDVDKAKDALDKAKIATTHAKANLGLDNDSLSFDIQSKKLAHERQLLLVKDLQRQVDDLNVKSPVDGQVGQLFIAERATVAKDAQLLSVIDLSALQVEMQVPESFARDLGIGMSGEISGNGHTWKGLVSAISPEVVNGQVAARLRFEGETPKQLRQNQRLSVRVLLDKRDNVLTVQRGSFVDESGGSYAYLVRDGIAKKTPIRVGASSIDKVEILDGLKEGDRIVISGTDSFKGAATVAISN
- a CDS encoding TonB-dependent receptor; amino-acid sequence: MHTNKFKKGMGLQRVRLARVPLAAAICLAMAAPAFAQDAGQTETSPATPATKPKTTTLSVVNVTAQKRTENLQKVPISINVLETDQLEALHVQNFNDYVKYLPSVTFQQGGGGIATGPGFASIYMRGVASGGNTNHSGSQPSVGVYLDDQPVTTIQGPLDIHMYDIARIEVLAGPQGTLYGASAEAGALRIITNKPDPSGYAASYSLGMDTVAHGGIGYTAEGMLNLPISPSAAIRLVGWREHDAGYIDNKAGSRTFPTSGITISNAPGCTPSGTSPSSASQCIGHARDNYNDVNTSGARAALKVDLNDNWSITPMLMGQQTRSHGNFASDPVVGDLAVTHFYPERVNDRWWQGALTVQGKIGNFDLTYAYAHLKRNQEEQTDYTDYGFWYDSLYGSGASFYDNNGALVNPSQHISDRDRYTNNSHELRLVSPADDRLRLVTGLFWQKQKHDILQDYQVDGLADALSVTGWKDTIWLTRQMRYDRDEAVFGELSWDFIPDVLTGTVGERYYRTSNQLYGFFGYAAGFSSSQGEAACVSPEPFMGAPCSDFNKKVKESGNLTKYNLTWNINDTKMIYATRSEGFRPGGVNRRGTLLPYQADFLINEELGWKTSWLGNRVSFNGAVFRETWNDFQFPILGANGLTEIKNANSARIEGLESQLNWQATYNLQLTAGFAVYRARLSANYCGFTDASGHPITDCPAGSLNPQDGSVVTGPLAPKGTQLPITPKFKGNLIAHYSFNLGGSDAFVQAALVHVGRRTTDLRLSERALLGDLPAYNSVDLSAGVQRGSWSADVYVNNAFDKRAAQYKYTECGVDVCGAHGVVAQYPNGQVYTGFNQPRTIGIRFKQEF